The proteins below come from a single Mya arenaria isolate MELC-2E11 chromosome 6, ASM2691426v1 genomic window:
- the LOC128239172 gene encoding organic cation transporter protein-like, translating into MKFDDITVLLGEFGKYQKILYFLVCLPAIFTGMQMLSSVFTLAIPDHRCALPGLGNDTYEVQGQWHKLLINQSITWETGKDDEGSLVYSSCDRYVTNENTSYNAHYIPVNTSTTECDTFVFDQSTFKNTFITKTNLVCGNKLARANANMILMGGKLFGSIAIGVFSDIFGRKKAVMLSSFLHIGAAFGSAFAPNYGAFVIFRFVQGASNSGIFMSLFVIGVELVGPSYRVAAGIIIEFFWCIGLFLLCLVAYFVRTWNILLLVLACPTVLLVFYFWLIPESPRWLITRGKYEEAEKIIRKCAKVNKVELPEKVIDADSMEEGGKESILRMITVPRLLIRTIIIYLNWVVVSMVYYGLGLNVGNLDGDIYTNFAINSTMEVGAYILCLVLLNRVGRKALHCGTMILGGGACLCTIFTVLYADKSLYWITVVLSNIGKFGISAAYAIIYVWSAELFPTLVRNSGMGSSSMLARVGGIISPYIADLGTFVEGDFGKALPLIIFGGLSVVAGFLSLFLPETNGQVLPETIEDAVNFGRTTPDSKTKDVASKYFVNDVFTGNVDSPTEEKKNAEMLEQNGYSTHM; encoded by the exons ATGAAGTTTGATGACATAACCGTTCTTTTAGGTGAATTTGGAAAGTACCAGAAGATATTGTATTTTCTCGTCTGCTTGCCAGCGATATTTACAGGGATGCAGATGCTGTCGTCGGTTTTCACCCTGGCCATCCCCGACCACAG ATGTGCTTTGCCTGGACTTGGAAACGACACGTACGAAGTCCAAGGACAATGGCATAAACTTCTTATCAACCAATCCATTACATGGGAAACTGGCAAAGATGATGAGGGTTCATTGGTTTACAGCTCGTGTGATCGATATGTGACCAATGAAAACACGTCTTACAATGCGCATTACATTCCAGTAAATACAAGTACTACTGAATGTGATACGTTCGTCTTCGACCAATCAACGTTCAAGAACACTTTCATTACAAAG ACAAACCTGGTATGCGGAAACAAACTGGCCCGGGCCAACGCCAACATGATACTGATGGGAGGGAAACTGTTCGGATCTATCGCCATCGGTGTATTCTCAGATAT atTCGGACGGAAGAAGGCGGTGATGCTGTCTTCGTTCTTGCACATCGGGGCGGCGTTTGGGTCCGCGTTCGCGCCCAACTACGGGGCCTTTGTTATATTCCGTTTCGTCCAAGGTGCGTCGAACTCGGGCATCTTCATGTCGCTCTTCGTCATTG GTGTGGAGCTGGTGGGTCCCTCTTATCGTGTGGCGGCAGGGATCATCATCGAATTTTTCTGGTGTATCGGTCTTTTCTTGCTGTGCCTAGTGGCCTACTTCGTGCGCACGTGGAATATCCTGCTGCTCGTGCTCGCGTGTCCAACTGTCCTCCTCGTTTTTTACTTCTG GTTAATCCCCGAGTCCCCTCGCTGGCTGATCACCAGGGGAAAGTACGAGGAGGCGGAGAAGATCATCCGGAAATGCGCAAAAGTAAACAAGGTTGAACTTCCGGAGAAGGTGATAGACGCGGACAGCATGGAGGAGGGCGGCAAGGAGAGCATCCTTCGAATGATTACCGTCCCCCGTCTCCTGATACGCACTATAATCATCTACCTCAACTG GGTGGTAGTAAGCATGGTGTATTACGGCCTTGGTCTGAACGTGGGGAACCTTGACGGTGACATCTACACGAACTTCGCCATCAACTCCACCATGGAGGTCGGGGCGTATATCCTCTGTCTCGTCTTGCTGAACCGCGTCGGCCGGAAGGCACTCCACTGTGGCACTATGATCCTCGGGGGCGGGGCCTGCCTCTGTACCATATTTACTGTGCTGTATGCTGATAAAT CTCTTTACTGGATCACAGTGGTATTATCCAACATTGGAAAGTTTGGGATATCGGCGGCGTACGCCATCATCTACGTGTGGTCGGCGGAACTTTTCCCGACCCTCGTACGAAACTCTGGGATGGGCTCGAGTTCCATGTTGGCCAGGGTGGGCGGTATCATTTCACCGTATATCGCCGATCTG GGAACATTTGTGGAGGGTGACTTCGGAAAGGCGCTTCCGCTGATCATCTTTGGCGGCCTATCCGTGGTCGCTGGGTTCCTGTCGCTCTTCCTGCCAGAAACCAACGGACAGGTACTTCCGGAAACGATCGAAGACGCTGTTAATTTCGGCAG GACCACACCCGATTCCAAGACGAAGGACGTGGCTAGCAAGTATTTCGTCAATGACGTTTTTACCGGCAACGTCGACTCCCCGACGGAAGAGAAAAAGAATGCAGAAATGTTGGAGCAAAACGGTTACAGCACGCACATGTAG